AAAGACCTTGGCCAGCACTTCGCCGCCCACACCAAACCGGCGGGCTTCCTTATCACTCATTACCCCTCGGGAGGTCGACAAGATGACGATGCCGAGACCGTTTTTCACCTCCGGCAGGTTGTCCGAGTCCGCATACTCGCGGCGGCCCGGACGCGAAACACGCTCCAGCATCCGAATGGCCGGCTGGTCGTATTCGTCGTACTTCAGGTATACCCGGAGCAGGCCCTGCTTCTCATCGTCGATGTTGACGAAGTTCTTGATGAACCCCTTTTCAAGGAGAATCTGGGTCATGGCCCGCTTCAGCTTCGAAGCCGGAATATCCACGTAGGTCTGCTCCGCCTCCTGCGCATTGCGGAGTTGGGCCATGTAGTTTGAGACGGGGTCGGAAATAC
This is a stretch of genomic DNA from Salinibacter grassmerensis. It encodes these proteins:
- the rpsH gene encoding 30S ribosomal protein S8, with translation MSGISDPVSNYMAQLRNAQEAEQTYVDIPASKLKRAMTQILLEKGFIKNFVNIDDEKQGLLRVYLKYDEYDQPAIRMLERVSRPGRREYADSDNLPEVKNGLGIVILSTSRGVMSDKEARRFGVGGEVLAKVF